The genomic DNA TAGTTTATGCCGCTACCTACCTGATTGATAGCATTGCGCTCGGTTGATAAATAGCGTTGATAAATATTCTCTTGAACGCTCATATTAAAGTCGCCGGCGGCAATGTAGTAGTCTTGCTGTTTCGCCCAAGAGGCCAGTAAAGAAGTTTGCATATTACGGGTAAAGTGCAGGTCTTGAAACTCTTGTTCATCCACCAAACCATGGATTAACGCCGCTAGAGTAGAGCGTGGCGTTGGCAAATGAACATTGGCTAAGCTGATGGTCTTCCCTTGAATTTGGCTATGATAAAACACTGCAAAATTCCCCCTGCCGCCAAAACCGGTTCTGGATAAACTACCAATGTGTTCAAGCGGTGTTCTGCTTACCGTGCATAAGGTATCGCAATGGCTATACCAACTGGAGTCAAAAATTTGTTTTATAATTTCGGCTTTGGTTTCTTGCATAAAGATAATATCAGGCTGGTGAAACGCCACTAAGCGGCGAATTTGCTCAATATTGGCACCTCCACCACTATTTAGCGTCATAACTCTTAGTTCGCCTCCTTGCTGTTGCGGCAGGTTTAGTTGAATGTCTTGAAAACGAACGAATACCAGCGCACACAGCGCCCAAACTAGCCACTGCCATTTTTTGGTCAAAGGAAACAGTAACAGCGGTAATGCTAGCAGCAGCAATGCCCACCAACGAGGGGAAAATAGCAGTAAATAGCTGATGGTAATAGCTAGGGTGTTATCAGGAAAGTAGCCCAGTGAAGCCACTAGACCAGCCATTAACAGGCTAAACAGTGTTACTAGAATCGAGCTGAACTGCAGCAGTTTTCGCATAATCGGCCTATCCTTGGCGGACTTATTTATTGCAAGGGTGAGTAAGCAGAAACCACGGTGATGGACGTCGCTTACTTAAATAAGCATATTATCTTAGCCAAACTAATCGTAAACTTTTTGTCACGCTTAGCGCTTTGCTTACCCGCTAAAACAGGTACTGTTTTTTGACATTATTGTTGCTTTGTTTATTCAATTAAGCAAGAGTTTAGCTTCTGTATTGAAGCTGGATTGAGTTTTCAAACAGATTTAACAAGGTGAGTCTAATGTTACCGTTGTTACCGTTGTTGCCGTTATTGCTAGTGTTTCTGGTGGTTATGTTGTTGGTATTGTATCGACGTGAAGGGCATGAGAAGCTTTGGTTGCGACTGCCCACTTTAGATGAGTATCGCCAAGCCAGCTCGCAGCCCGCCGAACAGCCACTTAACTGTAAATATTGTCATAGCGAACAAACCTGGGAATATGGCTTGGAGAGTGTAATGGACTATCGTCGCGAATGCGCTTGCCTAGCCTGTGGTAAGCGCTTATGGCGAACTGAACAAGCCAGTATGCCAGTTAGCTAGGCTATACTGGTTTAGCGCTGTTGCTTAGCTTTGTTTGAGCGTGGTGATTTGCTTGGGCCAAGTTTGTTGGCGACCAGCTTGTTTAGCCTGATACAAGGCTTGGTCGGCACGCTCTAGCCAGTCATCGATACTTTCTTTGCCATTAAAACTGGCAATGCCCGCCGAAAAACTCACCTTTAATTCTTTGGGAGCGGGTTGATTGATTAATTCCGCTAGCAGTTTTTCGCTGGTTTGATAGGCCATATCGAATTCTGCGTCGTGTAGTAAAATAATAAATTCTTCTCCGCCATAACGAAATACCCGATCGTTAACTCGGGTATGCTGCTGCAGAAAGCCGCTAAACCACAGCAAAATTTGGTCACCAAGTGGATGGCCATGTTGATCGTTGATTTGCTTGAAGTGATCCAAATCCAACATGATCAGGCTACAGTGAATTTTACTGCGTTTATATTGCTGCTGGGCCTTTTGTAGTTCGTCAAACAAGGCCCGCCGGTTGTAGCAGCGGGTTAGCGAGTCCATAAAGGCCAGCTCTTTTAATTCAATGTTTTGTTTTACCAATACTCTGGCTAGCCCCCAGGCAAAAATATGGGAGGCAATCACGCCAAGAGTAAAACGTAAACCTTGATGTAAACCAAGGTGTTGCATACCCAAGATGATTGCCGCAAGGCTTACGGCAAACACTAAGCGCTCGGCGACATACAGTGGCAGGTGAATAAAACAAGCCAAAATTAATGCCGGAACAAAGTATTGGCCATGCATTTGCGATTGGGTAAGCGCCACCAATACCGGGGGAATAGCCAATAATAAAAACCACATGTCGGCGGTTTTATAGCGCTGAGACTCGGGTTGGTTAAACAGCAGAAATAATGAGATTAAAACAGCCAAGGTACAGGGTAAAACAATCAAGCCAAACCAGGTTATGCCAAACAGCAAATGAAAGATGGTGAAGTACGCACTAGGAATGAAGCCTGCTAGGTGCATCACCAGACTCATCTTGCGTTCTGTGTATTCGACAGGAGACCATCCCGCTACCATATTGCCAACCTTAGTGGGGTTACTAAAATGCAATTAACTGATTGCTATGTATTTAAAAATAAGATGATTTTAGCTATTCAGTCAACTTTAAGTTAGCTGGTTTACGGCTCTTTAGGGAGTTTTCTACAGCCTGCTAGGTGGCTTAAGGCATACTGCTTAATCAATTGTACAAAACGTTCTAATAGTTGTGGGTTGTCGGCATCGTTACGGTATACCGCATACATGGGTCGCCAAATGGCAGGCTCGAAGGAGTGTTGTTGAATCAGTTGTTGTTGTAGGTAGTTTTCTACGGCCCAATAAGGCATGGCGGCGACGCCCATGTTGGCGGCGACCATTTGCACCAAGGTGGCTGGATTGTCGGCGTATTTCCATTGTGCCGGCTCTAGCGCCTGCGGCTTGAGCAAGTAGTTATAAACATCTAGCCGCTGTTTGGCCACCGGATAACTAATGAGAGTATGTTGCTGCAGATCGGCGGCTACGATTGGCTGGTTGGGGCTAAATGGTTGCTGCGGTGAGGCAATTAATACCATTTCATATTCAAATAGCGCTTGATAACAAAGCTGGGCTTGCGGAATAAATTCTGAACTCAGTAGCAAGTCCGCCTCGCCAGCCAACAGCAAGGGCAGACCTTGGTAATCCCGGTCATGGCAAAAATGACTATTCACACTGGGCCATTGCTGCTGAAATTGGCGCAAGCTGGGTACTAGCCACTGAAAACAAGCATGGCAATCAAGGGCTAAGTTAAGTCGTTGCTGCGGACTGTTTAACTGTTGCTCGGTATGTTTGATGAGCGGCAATACCTGTTGCGCGAGTTGTAGTAGGGTTTGACCACTCGCAGTGAGACGAGGCGGTTGTTGTTTTCTGATCACCAATGACTCGCCGATGCGTTGCTCTAAATCTTTGAGTTGATGAGATAGCGCCGAGTCGGTAATAAACAGTTTTTCGGCGGCACTTTTTAAGGAGGAACTAGTGGCAATGGCTTGAATACAGCGCAGGTGCTTTAGTTCTAACATTGCTTCTCCTTCTCTTGGTAACGGTCACTGCCCAGATTAAGTGGCCCCTCCTCGCTTGTACAGTGAATGGCTGGACGACTTGTTTTAAAGTGAAAATATTTCATTTTTTTATAATTTATCTGCCGATTAATACGGCGGCTTGGTCAGCCACTTGAGTCAATTTCAAGTTCACTTGTTTTTTTATCAATTGTGTTTGCGGCATGTCTTGCTCAATATGGCCTTTTAAACATCTAGACGGCTAAAGGATAAGAGATGACGACCACACATGTATTGGGTTACCCACGAATTGGTAAGCAGCGCCAGTTAAAATTTGCTTTGGAAGCCTATTGGCGAGGCGAGCTCTCCCAAGCGGAATTATTTGCACTAGGCAAGCAGTTACGTGAAGAAAATTGGCAACTACAGCAAAAAGCGGGTCAGGCTTGGGTCACGGTGGGCGACTTTGCTTGGTACGACCAAGTACTAACTACCTCAATGATGCTGGGCAACCTGCCGCGGCGCCATCAATCGGCAGAGCTGAGTTTAGATAGCATGTTTGCCATCGCTCGTGGTCAGCAAGGCAGTGGTTGCTGCAATGCTGCTTCCGATATGAGCAAATGGTTTAATACCAACTACCACTACATTGTGCCGGAGTTTTCCGAACAAACGCAGTTCAGCCTGCAATGGCGCCAGTTGTTAGAAGAAGTCGATGAAGCGCTGGCACTTGGGCACAAGGTTAAACCGGTAATTTTGGGGCCGGTGTCATATTTGTACTTGGGTAAAAACGAATTGGGCGCGGCCAAGGATTTTGACCGTTTGTCTTTACTTAAGCAGTTACTGCCGGTTTACGCAGAAATTTATCAGGCCTTGGCTGAACGCGGTATCGAGTGGGTTCAAGTGGATGAGCCGATCCTTGGTTTGGAAATTGATATCGCCTGGAAAGGCGCCTTGCTGGAAGCCTATAAGCAGCCTTTGAGTGATTGCAAAATTCTTTTAACCAGTTACTTCTCTGATGTACTAGATAATACCTCGGTGATTAAAGCCTTAGCGGTGGATGGTTTACACCTTGACTTAAGTGCCGCGCCGGAGCAATTAGATGCGGTACTGAGTTGGTTACCTGAGCACTGGGTATTGTCTGCGGGAGTGATCAACGGGCGTAATGTTTGGCGGGCGAATCTGCCTGCGCTTATCGAGGCTTATTGCGCATTAAAGGCGCAATTAGGTGAGCGTCTATGGTTGGCTAGCTCCTGTTCGTTATTACATTGTCCTTTAGATTTAGCGGCCGAAAGTAACCTAGGTGATGCAGAGTACCGACTTGCCTTTGCCGAACAAAAACTCACCGAATTACAGCTGTTGGCTGAGGCGATTAATGGTGATAAACAAGCGCTGCGGGTCGCCCGCCAATACAGCGCAGCCTTAAGCCGCGTGGCTAGACCGCTCACTCAGGAAGAACAGGCGCAAGCCGCTTCAATACCGCGTCAACGCAGCCTTAGCTTTGCCGAGCGCCAAGCGATACAGCAACAACAGTTGGCATTGCCGTTATTACCTACCACTACCATTGGTTCTTTCCCGCAAACCCAAGAGATTCGTCGTCAACGTCGAGAATACAAGGCTGGGCTCTTGAGTGAGGCCGATTATAAAGCAGCCTTAGCCGAGCATATTAAACAGGCGATAGAGTGTCAGGAGCGTTTGGGTTTAGATGTCTTGGTACACGGCGAAGCCGAGCGTAATGACATGGTGGAATACTTTGCCGAACAGCTTGATGGCTTCATCGTTAGCCGCTTTGGTTGGGTACAAAGTTACGGTTCTCGTTG from Agarivorans gilvus includes the following:
- the metE gene encoding 5-methyltetrahydropteroyltriglutamate--homocysteine S-methyltransferase — protein: MTTTHVLGYPRIGKQRQLKFALEAYWRGELSQAELFALGKQLREENWQLQQKAGQAWVTVGDFAWYDQVLTTSMMLGNLPRRHQSAELSLDSMFAIARGQQGSGCCNAASDMSKWFNTNYHYIVPEFSEQTQFSLQWRQLLEEVDEALALGHKVKPVILGPVSYLYLGKNELGAAKDFDRLSLLKQLLPVYAEIYQALAERGIEWVQVDEPILGLEIDIAWKGALLEAYKQPLSDCKILLTSYFSDVLDNTSVIKALAVDGLHLDLSAAPEQLDAVLSWLPEHWVLSAGVINGRNVWRANLPALIEAYCALKAQLGERLWLASSCSLLHCPLDLAAESNLGDAEYRLAFAEQKLTELQLLAEAINGDKQALRVARQYSAALSRVARPLTQEEQAQAASIPRQRSLSFAERQAIQQQQLALPLLPTTTIGSFPQTQEIRRQRREYKAGLLSEADYKAALAEHIKQAIECQERLGLDVLVHGEAERNDMVEYFAEQLDGFIVSRFGWVQSYGSRCVKPAIIVDDISRNQALTLEWAEYAQSLSTKPVKGMLTGPVTILSWSFPREDISRQQIAEQIALALRDEVNDLQQAGIQIIQIDEPAIREGMPLKRSQWQAYLDWAVAAFKLAASSAEPSTQIHTHMCYSEFNEILPAVAALDADVLTIETSRSAMSLLQAFEEFEYPNQIGPGVYDIHSPNIPSVDEIKALITKAAQLIPLARLWVNPDCGLKTRDWQQTEAALTNMVLASQQLRTSLA
- a CDS encoding LysR substrate-binding domain-containing protein; translated protein: MLELKHLRCIQAIATSSSLKSAAEKLFITDSALSHQLKDLEQRIGESLVIRKQQPPRLTASGQTLLQLAQQVLPLIKHTEQQLNSPQQRLNLALDCHACFQWLVPSLRQFQQQWPSVNSHFCHDRDYQGLPLLLAGEADLLLSSEFIPQAQLCYQALFEYEMVLIASPQQPFSPNQPIVAADLQQHTLISYPVAKQRLDVYNYLLKPQALEPAQWKYADNPATLVQMVAANMGVAAMPYWAVENYLQQQLIQQHSFEPAIWRPMYAVYRNDADNPQLLERFVQLIKQYALSHLAGCRKLPKEP
- a CDS encoding GGDEF domain-containing protein; translated protein: MVAGWSPVEYTERKMSLVMHLAGFIPSAYFTIFHLLFGITWFGLIVLPCTLAVLISLFLLFNQPESQRYKTADMWFLLLAIPPVLVALTQSQMHGQYFVPALILACFIHLPLYVAERLVFAVSLAAIILGMQHLGLHQGLRFTLGVIASHIFAWGLARVLVKQNIELKELAFMDSLTRCYNRRALFDELQKAQQQYKRSKIHCSLIMLDLDHFKQINDQHGHPLGDQILLWFSGFLQQHTRVNDRVFRYGGEEFIILLHDAEFDMAYQTSEKLLAELINQPAPKELKVSFSAGIASFNGKESIDDWLERADQALYQAKQAGRQQTWPKQITTLKQS
- a CDS encoding endonuclease/exonuclease/phosphatase family protein, encoding MRKLLQFSSILVTLFSLLMAGLVASLGYFPDNTLAITISYLLLFSPRWWALLLLALPLLLFPLTKKWQWLVWALCALVFVRFQDIQLNLPQQQGGELRVMTLNSGGGANIEQIRRLVAFHQPDIIFMQETKAEIIKQIFDSSWYSHCDTLCTVSRTPLEHIGSLSRTGFGGRGNFAVFYHSQIQGKTISLANVHLPTPRSTLAALIHGLVDEQEFQDLHFTRNMQTSLLASWAKQQDYYIAAGDFNMSVQENIYQRYLSTERNAINQVGSGINYTKYTSWHGIRIDHVLSSANLSFSTAQVVNSVGGDHRPLLVNLHIP